The Henningerozyma blattae CBS 6284 chromosome 6, complete genome genomic interval TGCCGGGGTCTCCACTGGGGCTTCCACTGGGGCTTCCGTTGGAGTTTCTACTTGTTTTTCGACTTGAGCTTCTACTTGAGGTTCCACCTTTTCCGGTTCATTTTCTGTTTCGACCTTTGGTTCAGCTGAACTAACTGTTACAGCATCAGCAGAAGCCTCGACAGGAGGAGTCTCGTTTGAAGCTTCTGCTGGTATAGGTTGTTCACTTGTTGAAGCTTCAGTCAAAGTAGCTAAAGATTGTGTAGTTGAAGGTTTATGAGTAACTGCTGGAGAAACCACAGGCGAAACCACTGCAGGAGCAGGTATAGTAGAAGTTGCAATTGCAGCTACAGGAGAAGCAGCTGCAGGAGCAACAGATTCAGAAGCGGTTATCACTGGAGCAAGTGCAGTAGGAGGGGAAACTGCAGCAGCAGTTGTAGCCTCAGTTACTGGCGAAACAGACACCGGTGCGGTTGCATTTGTTGTTACTGGGTTTACCACCGAGCTCACCGAGTTTAGAGAAGTTGCTACCGGAAATGCGTTTGAATTTGGATTAACCAAAGAATTGATTGGAGAAGTGTTTTGAGTGATAGCGGATATAGAGGGTTGAGATGTGAGATTCTGTTGAGGCATTGTGACGCTGTTCAATGAAGGTAGGGTATTTGCAGTAgcatttgaatttgcaGTTGGATTTGTCAAATTTGAGATTGGAGCCATTGTGTTTTCCTTCTGTCTCTTATTCAATGGTTCGTCATTAGTTAATATGGAGGGCATCTTTGTTGGTTCATTGGACCGTTTCTGAGGTAAAATTGATTCCGTTGAAGGGTTGTTTAATTTAGCCAAAGGTTGTTGTTGAATTCTATCAATCGACATTGCTGATTGATTTGAAGTTAACTGGTTGATGGAAGGGGCAGTGTGCTTAACATTCAATGGATTGTCTGATTGATCGTTGATTTGTAATGCTGGTTGTAGAACCATTGGTGTAGCGTTAGGTTGGCTTATCATATGAGCTTGCTGTAATTGCAATTGGTGTTGGTGTTGTTGGTGTTGGTGTTGTTGGTGTTGTTGTTGGTGTTGTTGGTGTTGCTGCTGTTGGTGTTgctgctgttgttgttgttgttgttgctgttgctgttgttgctgttgctgttgctgttgctgctgttgctgttgctgttgctgttgctgttgctgttgctgttgctgttgctgttgctgttgctgctgttgctgttgctgttgctgttgctgttgctgttgctgttgctgttgctgttgctgttgttgttgctgttgctgttgttgttgttgctgctgctgctgtaattgcatttgaatttgcaaTTGTGGAGAAGTAGTTGGAACAGTAGGTTGGAGTAGTGAGGGTTGTggttgttgctgttgctgttgctgttgtaATTGTTGCAAATGCTGTGGGTTTGATAATTGTTGAGTCAATGCATCAAGACGTTCTCTAATGTGGACGTTTTCTGGATCCAATCTAGCAGCTTGTTTGTAAGCATCTAGGGCGTCTgttaattgattattacAAGTCTCATACAGCGTACCTAAATCGTACCAGACCTCACTAATATAAGGATTCAAACGGATAGCTCTTGTATAGGCGTCCAAAGCGTCTCGATATTGAGAGATTTGGTAGTATAGCACACCAATAGAACACCAGAAGATTGGGTTTCTCGAGTCACGGTTGACTGCTTGTTGGAATGCATCATACGCAGCGGTATAATCGGTACGGATCATATGGATACGACCCAAATGATACCAAGTGGTTGCATCAGAGGGATCGAATTCCAGAGACTTTAACAATAGACTCAACGCCTTTTGAGGATTATAAAAGGAAAGGTTGTTCATTCCGTAAAGACAAGCCAATTGTTGAAGAGCCTTTGCATGACGTTCGTTTTGTAACAAGACATGCTCGTATGCATCTTTGGCACTTGTCCAATCAGACATGTTTTCCAAGACAGTACCTATTTGGAACCAAATATCCCATTCTTGTAAAGGAACTGGCAAATTAGGTAAGATGTATTTGAAACATTCTAAAGCTTGAGCCCATTTCCCTTGGTGTTTATAGATGATCCCCAGACggaaataaatttcattgGCTTTCTCAAAACCCGGGTCCAATTCCAACACCTTGGCAAAGGCTTCTTCAGCATAATCCAACGAACCATACCTATCATACAAGATACCAATCCCATGCCATAACTTAGGAACATTGGGATTGGTCAAACGGTAAAGAGCTTGCTGATACGAATTGTAAGCTCGTTGCAAATCGTCCAGCATTAAATAACAATGGCCCAAAGTAGCCCAAACATCGGATAACTCGGGATTTATGACCAAAGCTCTTTCATAAAGCTCTGCAGCACGTTGGAACATATCATGAGCCTTATAAAGATGAGCTAAAGAAGTAAGAGCCTTTGTAGAAGAGGCATTATGCTGTAAAGTGGCATCGTAAGCTAAAGCAGCACGGTCCGAATCTCCCAAAGTTTCAGCAAGAGCTGCGATGGATAACCAAGTTTCTGCAGTCGCTTGTGTGAGAGCGTCATGGGGGGGAGCCGAATGAGCTGGTTGTGGAAGATGAGCGGCGGCGTGTGCGAGCTGGGGGGGAGGCGGGTCGGCGTTCATTGGGATGTTGGTTTAGTGCCACAAATGGGAGTTTGTGGCGGGACGCGGAGCGTTGAGTTTATATACGCGCGAGCGAACCACCAGCAAAACGAATGGTGGTGGCGAGAGGACTTAGGGACAAACAAGAGGGACAGGAACAGGATTGGGACAGGCAAATAGggtcaaaaaaaaacaagagGGCCAAAGGAAAGGGACAAAGGCCAAAACGCGAAATGAAGGATAAGCAACAAGACACGAAAACAGTAATCAGGCAAATAATACAGGATCTGCTATTACATCCATCTAtgttaatatatttaagaCAACTGAAGGAAAATGGTGGATATATAAGGCAGATCTTTGCAAAGGTAAGTATGTTTTGTTATGTATAGGCTATGAAGAggaataatatataaagtaTTGACTCTTACTTTTTCCGTGAACAAGATTTTCACCTGTGCCTGTAGTAATATCCATGCTAAGTATTGAATCTGGAAAGTTGCTTGCTTTTACATGTGCATATTTAGTGACAGCTATTCTATCCAGTTCATTTTTGATAACTGCCTTTGGATGACCTCAAGATTGGCTTGTATATTGGGGGAAATATATGATCTTCAAATACCGAAGAGCAGTAGCGATGGTGGAAGAATATAACGGGGATAAACTAATGCGAGGTCGAGTCTTTGGCTTTTCAGCTCATCCTTTGCTCTATGTAAACTTTTTCGAGTAAATCTGTATATATCTGTTGCTGGCTCAGGTGGGCCTCTTGTAATGATCTGTTGTTTTACTAATAGCAGCAGGCGTACTGGAcaaactaataaaaaagcaccaagaaaatgaatatgtatatgtatgtatgaGAATACTCATACAGAGCAAAGCTGAGGTTGCTAAAGCATGgctatattatttattta includes:
- the TBLA0F01230 gene encoding uncharacterized protein (similar to Saccharomyces cerevisiae CYC8 (YBR112C); ancestral locus Anc_3.367): MNADPPPPQLAHAAAHLPQPAHSAPPHDALTQATAETWLSIAALAETLGDSDRAALAYDATLQHNASSTKALTSLAHLYKAHDMFQRAAELYERALVINPELSDVWATLGHCYLMLDDLQRAYNSYQQALYRLTNPNVPKLWHGIGILYDRYGSLDYAEEAFAKVLELDPGFEKANEIYFRLGIIYKHQGKWAQALECFKYILPNLPVPLQEWDIWFQIGTVLENMSDWTSAKDAYEHVLLQNERHAKALQQLACLYGMNNLSFYNPQKALSLLLKSLEFDPSDATTWYHLGRIHMIRTDYTAAYDAFQQAVNRDSRNPIFWCSIGVLYYQISQYRDALDAYTRAIRLNPYISEVWYDLGTLYETCNNQLTDALDAYKQAARLDPENVHIRERLDALTQQLSNPQHLQQLQQQQQQQQPQPSLLQPTVPTTSPQLQIQMQLQQQQQQQQQQQQQQQQQQQQQQQQQQQQQQQQQQQQQQQQQQQQQQQQQQQQQQQQQQQQQQQQQQQQQQQQQQQHQQQQHQQHQQQHQQHQHQQHQHQLQLQQAHMISQPNATPMVLQPALQINDQSDNPLNVKHTAPSINQLTSNQSAMSIDRIQQQPLAKLNNPSTESILPQKRSNEPTKMPSILTNDEPLNKRQKENTMAPISNLTNPTANSNATANTLPSLNSVTMPQQNLTSQPSISAITQNTSPINSLVNPNSNAFPVATSLNSVSSVVNPVTTNATAPVSVSPVTEATTAAAVSPPTALAPVITASESVAPAAASPVAAIATSTIPAPAVVSPVVSPAVTHKPSTTQSLATLTEASTSEQPIPAEASNETPPVEASADAVTVSSAEPKVETENEPEKVEPQVEAQVEKQVETPTEAPVEAPVETPAKPPAEAPAEAPTEAPTEPPVEAPVEASMEKQAEPQSEPQSEPQSEPQPEAQQEIQTETQAETTPTSESATTTTTTTTTTTATSNTPVAPVATPTSTPSTAPEETSSAPVEAVSEAVPTTSQVAEPITSTSQVSEPLPATSQASAENTVAESAPAETPSTETPPKEAQAPAESSSEILSNDVSSNENPSTTTESASAPAPVPAPTSTTATSPAPPVVESNETTSTTETIIKPTAEAMETLKEQVQNRSDESVTPTSDTQKADSNQTKDTTSTAPITSSMASSGSATETTTNVTANSSTPSENVVRQVEEDENYDD